A single genomic interval of Suncus etruscus isolate mSunEtr1 chromosome 12, mSunEtr1.pri.cur, whole genome shotgun sequence harbors:
- the EPAS1 gene encoding endothelial PAS domain-containing protein 1 → MWLKGLVLSRTGWVSSSERRKEKSRDAARCRRSKETEVFYELAHELPLPHSVSSHLDKASIMRLAISFLRTHKLLSSVCSENESEAEADQQMDNLYLKALEGFLAVVTQDGDMIFLSENISKFMGLTQVELTGHSIFDFTHPCDHEEIRENLSLKHGSSFGKKIKDMSPERDFFMRMKCTVTNRGRTVNLKSATWKVLHCTGQVKVYSSCAPHSGLCGYKEPLSCLIVMCEPIQHPSHMDIPLDSKTFLSRHSMDMKFTYCDDRITELVGYHPEELLGRSAYEFYHALDSENMTKSHQNLCTKGQVVSGQYRMLAKHGGYVWLETQGTVIYNPRNLQPQCVMCVNYVLSEIEKNDVVFSMDQTESLFKPHLVSMSSIFDSSDADMAGVNKSNFLFTKLKEEPEELAQLAPTAGDTIISLDFGNQNFEESSAYGKAVLPPAQPWTAELRAHSAQSEAGSLPAFTIPQTAAQGNSTPSAASSSSCSTPSSPGDYYTALDNDLKIEVIEKLFAMDTEAKDPCSTQTDFNELDLETLAPYIPMDGEDFQLSPICPEDKLLPETPQPTPQNCFSTMTNIFQPLASGAGPSQFLLDKYQQLESKKTEPEHHPMSSIFFDSGSKVSLPPCYGQASTPLSSMGGRSNTQWPPDPPLHFRPTKWAIGDQHVESLGTACSGPPIASPHLSMFKKRSSKGFGPQGPDVLSPAVLALTHKLRRKRQLDHEEHIYPDLGGADPPGHGAASHLMWKRMRGLGGPLVPEKPLSVGTTATDEFNQNTLRGLGQPLRHLPPPQPPSAALSPGGGTKTGFSPQCYAPPYQDYSLPGTHKASGLASRLLAASVEPYLLPELTRYDCEVNVPVPGSSTLLQGGDLLRALDQAT, encoded by the exons TTTGCTCTGAAAACGAATCTGAAGCCGAGGCTGACCAACAGATGGACAACCTGTACCTAAAGGCCTTAGAGGGCTTCCTGGCCGTGGTGACCCAGGATGGAGACATGATCTTCCTGTCAGAAAACATCAGCAAGTTCATGGGGCTCACACAG GTGGAGCTCACAGGCCACAGCATCTTCGACTTCACTCACCCCTGTGACCATGAGGAGATCCGGGAGAACCTGAGTCTCAAACATG GTTCCAGCTTCGGGAAGAAGATCAAAGACATGTCCCCGGAGCGGGACTTCTTCATGAGGATGAAGTGCACGGTCACCAACAGGGGCCGCACGGTCAACCTCAAGTCAGCTACCTGGAAG GTACTGCACTGCACGGGCCAGGTCAAGGTGTACAGCAGCTGCGCCCCGCACAGCGGCCTGTGCGGGTACAAGGAGCCTCTGTCCTGCCTCATTGTCATGTGCGAGCCCATCCAGCACCCATCCCACATGGACATCCCGCTGGACAGCAAGACCTTCCTCAGCCGCCACAGCATGGACATGAAGTTCACCTACTGCGATGACAG AATCACGGAGCTGGTTGGTTACCACCCTGAGGAGCTTCTTGGGCGCTCAGCCTATGAATTTTACCACGCTCTGGACTCAGAGAACATGACCAAGAGCCATCAGAATT TGTGCACCAAGGGCCAGGTGGTGAGCGGCCAGTACCGCATGCTGGCGAAGCACGGGGGCTACGTGTGGTTAGAGACGCAGGGCACAGTCATCTATAACCCACGCAACCTGCAGCCGCAGTGCGTCATGTGTGTCAACTATGTGCTGAG tgaGATCGAGAAAAACGACGTGGTGTTCTCCATGGACCAGACCGAGTCTTTGTTCAAGCCCCACCTGGTGTCCATGAGCAGCATCTTCGACAGCAGCGACGCCGACATGGCCGGAGTGAACAAGAGCAACTTCCTATTCACCAAGCTCAAGGAGGAGCCCGAGGAGCTGGCGCAGCTGGCACCCACGGCGGGCGACACCATCATCTCTCTGGATTTCG GAAACCAGAACTTTGAGGAGTCCTCAGCCTATGGCAAGGCTGTCCTGCCCCCAGCACAGCCATGGACTGCCGAGCTGAGGGCCCACAGTGCCCAGAGTGAAGCTGGGAGCCTCCCTGCCTTCACCATACCGCAGACCGCTGCCCAGGGCAACAGCACCCCGAGTGcagccagcagcagcagctgctccACA CCCAGCAGTCCCGGAGACTATTACACAGCTTTGGATAATGACCTGAAGATTGAGGTGATCGAGAAGCTCTTTGCCATGGACACAGAGGCCAAGGACCCGTGTAGCACACAG ACCGACTTCAACGAGCTGGACCTAGAGACACTGGCACCCTACATCCCCATGGATGGCGAGGACTTCCAACTCAGCCCCATTTGCCCTGAGGACAAACTCTTGCCGGAGACCCCGCAGCCCACCCCTCAGAACTGCTTCAGCACCATGACAAACATCTTCCAGCCCCTGGCCTCAGGCGCCGGCCCCAGCCAGTTTCTGCTGGACAAGTACCAGCAGCTGGAAAGCAAGAAGACAGAGCCCGAGCACCATCCCATGTCCTCCATCTTTTTCGACTCAGGGAGCAAAGTGTCCCTGCCACCGTGCTACGGCCAGGCCAGCACCCCCTTGTCTTCCATGGGGGGCAGATCCAATACGCAGTGGCCTCCTGACCCGCCATTACATTTCAGGCCCACCAAGTGGGCCATTGGCGATCAGCACGTGGAGTCCTTGGGGACTGCATGCTCGGGGCCCCCCATTGCCTCACCCCACCTCTCCATGTTCAAGAAGAG GTCCTCCAAGGGCTTCGGGCCGCAGGGCCCCGACGTGCTAAGCCCGGCCGTGCTGGCCTTGACCCACAAGCTGAGGCGGAAGCGGCAGCTGGACCATGAGGAGCACATCTACCCAGACCTGGGCGGG GCGGACCCTCCAGGTCATGGTGCGGCCTCTCACTTGATGTGGAAGAGAATGAGGGGCCTGGGGGGCCCTTTGGTGCCTGAGAAACCGCTGAGCGTCGGCACCACCGCCACTG ATGAATTCAACCAGAACACCCTGAGGGGCCTTGGCCAACCCCTCAGACACCTGCCCCCGCCACAGCCTCCATCTGCAGCCCTGAGCCCTGGAGGGGGCACCAAGACCGGGTTCTCCCCACAGTGCTATGCACCCCCTTACCAGGACTACAGCCTGCCAGGGACACACAAGGCATCAG GGTTGGCAAGTCGGCTGCTCGCGGCCTCAGTCGAGCCTTACCTGCTGCCCGAATTGACCAGATATGACTGTGAGGTGAACGTACCCGTGCCAGGCAGCTCCACGCTTCTGCAGGGAGGAGacctcctcagagccctggaccAGGCCACCTGA